A region of the Thermosipho affectus genome:
GAAGGGGCAAACGAACATGTACAAAATATAATAGAAAAGTACGAAGAATATCTAGCAGAATTCTTTATCGTTTCAGATGTGAAAGTGGGAAGTGGAAATATCAAAGGTGAATTTTCAAGTGTTAAAGTTGAAAAGGCACAAGGTGAAAAATGTCAAAGATGTTGGAAATATAGCAAAGATGTAGGAAAAGATGAAGTTTACAAAGATGTCTGTCCAAGGTGTGCAGCTGTTTTAAAAGGTGAAAGAAAATAAGCGGGGAATTCCCCGCTTTTTTCGAAAGGAGGAGCATATGAAAAAAGTCGCTGTAATAGGTTACTCTGGAGAAATAGACCAAAAACTTGAAAAAATATGTTTTTTGCTTGGAAAAGCCCTTTCAAAAAAATACATCGTCCTAACTGGCGGAAGAGATGGAGTAATGGAAGCAGTTTCAAAGGGAGTGAAAAGTGAAAATGGAACATGTATAGGCATTTTACCGTTTGAAGAAAAGGGCAATGCCTATAACTTTTTGGATATTACAACAGGTCTTGATTTTCAAATGAGATCCTTTATACTATTAAAAAATGCAGACGCGGTAATTTCCGTTGGCGGTGAAATAGGTACAGCAATAGAAATACTAGGGGCATATGCATATGGGAAACCACTAATTTTGTTTAATGAAACCGGAGGATGGACTGATAGCATCCAAAAAGTACTAATAGAAGGTAAATATTTAGATAATAGAAAGATCGTTGAAATCAAAATCGCAAGTAGTATAGAAGAAATACTAAAAATATTGGAGGATTTAATGTGAGATATCTTCCATTAACCTTAGTAGTCCTCTTTTGGGGGCTTTCTTTTATTTCAACAAGTGTGGTGGTAAAGGAAATAAGCCCACTTTTTGCTGCATTTATGCGGTTTTTAATAGCATTGCTGGTTTTATTTATAGTACCTAAAAAGAGAAAAATAGATTTATTCAACATTCATAAAATACTTGCGGGATTTTGGGGAATTACAATGTATTTTGTCGCAGAAAATTTTTCTCTAAAATTTACCACCCCCACAAATGCCGCAATGATAGTTTCTACAGCACCGATTTGGTATATACTTTTTACCCAAATTGTACACAAGAAAAAAACACATATATTTCAATATATTGGCTCCACCATTGCAATCGTTGGAGTAGGACTTGTTATTTTAAACGGTAGATTGTACCTTAACGTTAACCCTATAGGTGATTTGCTTGCATTTGGAGCTGCACTTTCTTGGGTATTTTATACACACCACATTGTAAAACTTTCCGATCATTCATCGATAACTGCCGTCTTTGAAATTACTTTTTGGGGTGTAGTTACTTTAATACCATTTACCTTTGTTGAATATGCATATTTTACTCCAAAGATTATTTTTTCAATTAATGTTGTTTTTGGATTACTTTACCTTGGTATACTTTGCTCTGCTGTGGGATACATTCTCTGGAACAAATCAATTGAAATACTAGGAGATAGAACAACAACAAATGCCGTATATATCATTCCGATTGTAACTGCCATATTTGAAAATATTCTTTTTAAAAGATGGCCAACATTTTTGCTAGTTTCAGGTATAATATTAGTTGTTACAGGATTATATATTTTTGAAAAGTTCGAAGAAAGGAGAGAAAAATATGGGAAAGAATGATTTAGGAATAGACCTTGGAACTGCAAACTTTTTGGTGTATCAAAAAGGAAAGGGAATTGTACTTTACCAACCCTCTGTGGTGGCAATTTCCAAAAAAACGGGTAAAATCATTGCAATAGGTGATGAGGCAAAAGAAATGATAGGTAAAACCCCTGAAGAAAGTATCGTTGCTATTAGGCCAATGAAAGACGGGGTTATAGCCGACTATACTATTATTTCAGAAGTACTTAAGATGTTTATAAAGAAAGTAACAAAGGGATTTTTCCTAAAACCAAATATGGTTATTGGAATACCAGCAAAAACTACAACAGTGGAAAAAAGAGCGGTATTTGATGCAGCTATGAGTGCTGGTGCTAAAAAAGTATATGTTGTATCTGAACCACTTGCAGCTGCAATTGGGGCTGGAATTGACGTTACAAAACCAGAAGGAAATATCATCGTCGATATAGGTGGTGGAACAACGGATATTGCGGTGATAAGCTTGGGTGGAGTCGTTGTGGGTGATTCGGTAAAACTTGCAGGAGATTCCATGGATGACTCAATCGTAAAGAGTGTAAGAAAAATTCTTGGCCTAATAATCGGTGAATCAA
Encoded here:
- a CDS encoding DMT family transporter codes for the protein MRYLPLTLVVLFWGLSFISTSVVVKEISPLFAAFMRFLIALLVLFIVPKKRKIDLFNIHKILAGFWGITMYFVAENFSLKFTTPTNAAMIVSTAPIWYILFTQIVHKKKTHIFQYIGSTIAIVGVGLVILNGRLYLNVNPIGDLLAFGAALSWVFYTHHIVKLSDHSSITAVFEITFWGVVTLIPFTFVEYAYFTPKIIFSINVVFGLLYLGILCSAVGYILWNKSIEILGDRTTTNAVYIIPIVTAIFENILFKRWPTFLLVSGIILVVTGLYIFEKFEERREKYGKE
- a CDS encoding TIGR00725 family protein, with the translated sequence MKKVAVIGYSGEIDQKLEKICFLLGKALSKKYIVLTGGRDGVMEAVSKGVKSENGTCIGILPFEEKGNAYNFLDITTGLDFQMRSFILLKNADAVISVGGEIGTAIEILGAYAYGKPLILFNETGGWTDSIQKVLIEGKYLDNRKIVEIKIASSIEEILKILEDLM
- the mreB gene encoding rod shape-determining protein gives rise to the protein MGKNDLGIDLGTANFLVYQKGKGIVLYQPSVVAISKKTGKIIAIGDEAKEMIGKTPEESIVAIRPMKDGVIADYTIISEVLKMFIKKVTKGFFLKPNMVIGIPAKTTTVEKRAVFDAAMSAGAKKVYVVSEPLAAAIGAGIDVTKPEGNIIVDIGGGTTDIAVISLGGVVVGDSVKLAGDSMDDSIVKSVRKILGLIIGESTAEEIKKRIGKAHPEVEDFEMDVKGRDAVTGLPRTDKLNSNDVYKILKPIIENLISRIKVVLEKTPPELSADIMEKGIVITGGGALLRGIDKAIYDEIGVPCKIAEDPLTCVARGTGILLEDEELLNEVAVTYE